In Mycolicibacterium alvei, a single window of DNA contains:
- a CDS encoding HNH endonuclease — MFDTFSKVDPTAGEAALRDRIAELERLKSAAAAGQARATAALETARHAAEAAAGVSITRRGRGLGSEIGLARQDSPTRGQQHLSDARVLVDDLPYTLAALECGALTEWRAGLIAREATCLCPADRRRLDEQLCADPTTLIGLGDKLIRGNAKTIAYQLDPQAVIDRAARAPEDRAVTFRPAADDMAIVTALLRATDAASVRSALTEAADRCADGRNRGQAMADTLVARVTGRDVTVPVPVAVKLVLSDNTLFGGSAHPARLEGYGPIPATMARRLISDAVADDDSWATLRRLYAAPDTGALVAMESRSRRFPRGLAHFIAVRDEICRTPYCNAPIRHIDHVTPHHHHGPTSAANGEGLCERCNYVKESPGWRVVATVDEFGRHCTEHITPTGAVYRSTAPPLPGGIRTLNREIHVVTNKGAA, encoded by the coding sequence ATGTTCGATACGTTCTCGAAAGTGGACCCCACTGCCGGCGAGGCGGCGCTGCGGGATCGCATCGCCGAGCTCGAACGACTCAAGTCGGCCGCCGCGGCCGGCCAGGCGCGTGCCACCGCCGCTCTGGAAACCGCCCGCCATGCCGCAGAAGCCGCGGCCGGGGTATCCATCACCCGGCGGGGCCGCGGGCTGGGCTCCGAGATCGGGCTGGCCCGTCAAGACTCCCCGACCCGCGGTCAGCAACACCTGAGCGACGCCCGCGTCCTCGTCGATGACCTGCCGTACACCCTGGCCGCCCTGGAATGCGGGGCGCTCACCGAGTGGCGAGCAGGATTGATCGCTCGCGAAGCCACCTGCCTGTGCCCCGCCGATCGGCGCCGTCTCGACGAACAACTCTGCGCCGACCCCACGACGCTGATCGGCCTCGGCGACAAACTCATCAGAGGCAACGCCAAAACCATTGCCTACCAACTGGACCCGCAAGCTGTCATCGACCGCGCCGCCCGCGCCCCCGAAGACCGGGCGGTGACGTTTCGGCCCGCCGCCGACGACATGGCCATCGTCACCGCCCTGCTACGCGCGACGGATGCGGCTTCGGTGCGTTCTGCACTCACCGAAGCGGCCGATCGCTGCGCCGACGGGCGCAACCGCGGGCAGGCCATGGCCGATACTTTGGTGGCCCGCGTGACCGGTCGCGATGTCACGGTGCCCGTCCCGGTCGCGGTCAAACTCGTGCTCTCCGACAACACCCTGTTCGGCGGGTCCGCCCATCCCGCGCGCCTGGAGGGCTACGGACCCATCCCTGCCACCATGGCGCGCCGCCTGATCAGCGATGCCGTCGCCGACGACGATTCCTGGGCCACCCTGCGCCGCCTCTACGCCGCCCCCGACACCGGTGCCCTGGTCGCCATGGAATCCCGATCACGACGCTTTCCCAGAGGCCTCGCCCATTTCATCGCCGTGCGTGACGAAATCTGCCGCACCCCGTACTGCAATGCCCCGATACGACACATCGACCACGTAACCCCGCATCACCACCATGGGCCGACCAGCGCCGCCAACGGCGAAGGACTGTGTGAACGCTGCAATTACGTCAAAGAATCACCGGGCTGGCGCGTGGTGGCCACCGTCGACGAGTTCGGCCGCCACTGCACCGAACACATCACCCCCACCGGCGCGGTCTACCGTTCCACCGCGCCGCCACTGCCCGGCGGGATCCGGACACTCAACCGCGAAATCCACGTGGTGACCAACAAGGGCGCCGCTTAG
- a CDS encoding DUF1304 domain-containing protein, which produces MVIAGLVFAALAAALHVYIFVMESLTWTSPRTRATFGISVEEATATKELAFNQGFYNLFLAIVTAVGIVAMGVGHNAAGAALVFAGVGSMLAAAAVLLTSSPDKARAAITQGVFPLIAVVLLAAALLI; this is translated from the coding sequence ATGGTCATCGCCGGTCTGGTGTTCGCCGCGCTCGCCGCGGCCCTGCACGTCTACATCTTCGTGATGGAGTCGCTGACCTGGACGTCACCACGCACCCGCGCCACCTTCGGGATCAGTGTGGAGGAGGCGACGGCCACCAAGGAGCTGGCCTTCAACCAGGGCTTCTACAACCTGTTCCTGGCGATCGTCACGGCCGTGGGCATCGTCGCGATGGGTGTGGGGCACAACGCGGCGGGAGCCGCCCTGGTGTTTGCCGGCGTCGGCTCCATGCTGGCCGCGGCCGCAGTGCTGCTGACCAGCTCGCCGGACAAGGCGCGGGCAGCCATCACGCAGGGTGTATTCCCGCTGATTGCGGTCGTGTTGCTGGCCGCGGCGCTACTGATCTAA
- the ruvB gene encoding Holliday junction branch migration DNA helicase RuvB, whose translation MGRFDDTEEPDDREVSPALTVGEGDVDASLRPRSLGEFIGQPRVREQLQLVLEGAKNRGGTPDHILLSGPPGLGKTSLAMIIAAELGSSLRLTSGPALERAGDLAAMLSNLVEHDVLFIDEIHRIARPAEEMLYLAMEDFRVDVVVGKGPGATSIPLEVAPFTLVGATTRSGALTGPLRDRFGFTAHMDFYEPVELERVLARSAGILGIELGSEAGTEIARRSRGTPRIANRLLRRVRDYAEVRADGVITRDIAKAALEVYDVDELGLDRLDRAVLSALTRSFGGGPVGVSTLAVAVGEEATTVEEVCEPFLVRAGMVARTPRGRVATPLAWTHLGMQPPITGLGQTGLFE comes from the coding sequence ATGGGCCGCTTCGACGATACCGAGGAGCCCGACGATCGGGAGGTTTCACCGGCGCTGACCGTCGGTGAGGGCGATGTCGACGCCAGCCTGCGCCCACGCTCGCTGGGGGAGTTCATCGGTCAGCCCCGGGTCCGAGAGCAGCTGCAACTGGTCCTTGAGGGCGCCAAGAACCGCGGTGGCACACCCGATCACATCCTGTTGTCGGGTCCGCCCGGGCTGGGTAAGACCTCGCTGGCGATGATCATCGCCGCCGAGCTGGGCTCCTCGCTGCGGCTCACCTCCGGTCCCGCGCTGGAGCGGGCCGGTGACCTGGCCGCGATGCTGTCCAACCTCGTCGAGCACGATGTGCTGTTCATCGACGAGATCCACCGCATCGCGCGGCCGGCCGAGGAAATGCTGTATCTGGCGATGGAGGACTTCCGCGTCGACGTGGTGGTGGGGAAAGGCCCTGGGGCCACGTCGATCCCGCTCGAAGTCGCACCCTTCACGTTGGTGGGGGCGACCACCCGATCCGGGGCTCTGACCGGTCCGCTGCGTGACCGGTTCGGTTTCACCGCGCACATGGATTTCTACGAACCGGTCGAACTCGAGCGGGTTCTGGCCCGGTCGGCCGGCATCCTCGGCATCGAATTGGGCAGCGAGGCCGGTACCGAGATCGCCCGACGCTCCCGGGGTACGCCCCGCATCGCCAACCGGCTGCTGCGCCGGGTACGGGACTACGCGGAGGTCCGCGCGGACGGGGTGATCACCCGCGATATCGCCAAGGCTGCGCTGGAGGTCTACGACGTCGACGAACTCGGGCTCGATCGCCTGGATCGTGCCGTGTTGTCGGCGCTCACCCGCAGTTTCGGCGGCGGTCCGGTCGGCGTGTCGACCTTGGCCGTGGCGGTGGGGGAGGAAGCCACCACCGTCGAAGAGGTCTGCGAGCCTTTCCTGGTGCGTGCCGGCATGGTGGCCCGCACGCCCCGGGGCCGGGTGGCCACGCCGCTGGCATGGACACATCTGGGTATGCAACCGCCGATCACCGGACTGGGGCAGACCGGGCTGTTTGAATAG
- the ruvA gene encoding Holliday junction branch migration protein RuvA has product MIASVRGEVIDIALDHAVIEAAGVGYKVMATPSTLANLRRGTESRLITAMIVREDSMTLYGFVDGEARDLFLTLLGVSGVGPKIALATLAVYDPQALRQALADGDVTALTRVPGIGKRGAERMVLELRDKIGPVTPGAIGAAIGHAVRAPVVEALVGLGFAAKQAEEATDKVLANDPEATTASALRAALSMLGKK; this is encoded by the coding sequence ATGATCGCGTCGGTGCGCGGTGAGGTCATCGACATCGCTCTCGACCATGCCGTGATCGAGGCCGCCGGCGTGGGCTACAAGGTGATGGCGACCCCGTCGACCCTGGCCAACCTGCGCCGCGGTACCGAATCGCGGCTGATCACCGCGATGATCGTGCGCGAGGATTCGATGACGCTGTACGGGTTCGTCGACGGTGAGGCCCGCGACCTGTTCCTCACACTGCTGGGGGTATCGGGCGTCGGCCCGAAGATCGCATTGGCGACGCTCGCGGTCTACGACCCGCAGGCTCTGCGCCAGGCGCTGGCCGACGGAGACGTGACGGCGTTGACCCGGGTTCCCGGCATCGGCAAACGCGGTGCCGAACGTATGGTGCTCGAACTGCGCGACAAGATCGGGCCGGTCACTCCGGGGGCCATCGGTGCGGCGATCGGTCACGCGGTGCGGGCACCGGTGGTGGAAGCCCTTGTCGGACTTGGCTTTGCAGCCAAGCAGGCCGAGGAGGCCACCGACAAGGTGCTGGCCAATGATCCGGAGGCCACCACGGCGTCCGCGCTGCGGGCGGCGCTGTCCATGTTGGGTAAGAAGTAA
- the ruvC gene encoding crossover junction endodeoxyribonuclease RuvC — translation MRVMGVDPGLTRCGLSVVESGKGRQVTALDVDVVRTPADAPLQKRLLEISDVAEYWMDTHRPDVIAIERVFAQQNVSTVMGTAQAGGVIALAAARRDIEVHFHTPSEVKAAVTGNGRADKAQVTEMITRILALQAKPTPADAADALALAICHCWRAPMIERMAAAEAMAAEQRRKYQARLKATAKAARA, via the coding sequence GTGCGGGTGATGGGAGTGGATCCCGGGTTGACGCGCTGCGGCCTGTCGGTGGTCGAGAGTGGCAAGGGTCGGCAGGTCACCGCGCTGGATGTGGACGTGGTGCGCACCCCGGCGGACGCACCGCTGCAGAAGCGGTTGCTGGAGATCAGCGACGTGGCCGAGTACTGGATGGACACTCACCGGCCCGACGTGATCGCGATCGAGCGGGTCTTCGCTCAACAGAATGTTTCCACCGTGATGGGTACGGCCCAGGCCGGCGGGGTGATCGCGCTCGCCGCCGCCCGGCGGGACATCGAGGTGCACTTCCACACCCCCTCCGAGGTGAAGGCGGCAGTCACCGGCAATGGCCGCGCCGACAAAGCTCAGGTCACCGAGATGATCACCAGAATTCTTGCGCTGCAAGCCAAGCCGACCCCGGCGGACGCCGCCGACGCGCTGGCCCTGGCTATCTGCCACTGCTGGCGCGCCCCGATGATCGAGCGGATGGCCGCCGCCGAGGCGATGGCCGCCGAACAGCGCCGCAAATACCAGGCCCGGTTGAAGGCCACGGCGAAGGCGGCCCGGGCATGA
- a CDS encoding TetR/AcrR family transcriptional regulator codes for MARSTREAILTAAAELMRHKGYAAVGMKDIVVASGAPIGSLYHHFPGGKCQIAREALVDAGAAYGLLIPTIVDEYDDLGEAIEGVFTQAAADMAATGFANLCPVGTVAGETADTVEELRVAAAGVFNAWFDGGAAYFAQRGVDPANARNVTMALVAALEGGFILARTLRDVEPLLAAGRALGPQYRGITLGVSVFAED; via the coding sequence ATGGCAAGGTCTACGAGGGAGGCGATCTTGACCGCCGCGGCCGAGCTGATGCGGCACAAGGGCTACGCGGCGGTCGGGATGAAGGACATTGTGGTGGCGTCGGGGGCTCCGATCGGTTCGCTCTACCACCACTTCCCGGGTGGGAAGTGCCAGATCGCCCGCGAGGCGCTGGTCGACGCGGGCGCCGCCTACGGATTGCTCATCCCGACGATCGTCGACGAGTACGACGACCTGGGTGAGGCGATCGAGGGAGTGTTCACCCAGGCCGCGGCGGACATGGCCGCCACCGGCTTTGCGAACCTGTGCCCGGTCGGCACCGTGGCGGGCGAAACCGCCGACACAGTCGAGGAATTGCGGGTCGCGGCGGCCGGCGTGTTCAATGCGTGGTTCGACGGCGGTGCAGCTTATTTCGCGCAACGCGGTGTCGACCCCGCGAATGCTCGCAACGTCACGATGGCGCTCGTCGCCGCACTCGAAGGCGGGTTCATCCTGGCCCGCACGCTGCGCGACGTCGAGCCGTTGCTGGCCGCCGGCCGCGCACTGGGCCCGCAATACCGGGGGATCACGCTCGGGGTGAGCGTATTCGCCGAGGACTGA
- a CDS encoding alpha/beta fold hydrolase: protein MKSVDLSAGTVEYREEGNPTGPPVVLLHGLLMNDTQWSSTLPLLPTGFRYLLPVLPMGGHRIPMREDADLKMNGMLDILADFLDALDLADVTLVISDWGGPLLLTDTGRDKRIARLVICPAEAFDNFPPAPAAKVLWLATRTTGTVAFALRQMRISWLRRLPMMFGQMSKKPIPQDVFEGWTNAALADPRIRRDLIRYCRSRFDKPELIRATNALADFTGPALVLWSDNTVMPTAHGQRLADLLPNGQLRHIEDARVLVMLDQPEQTASEIGRFLAQ from the coding sequence ATGAAGTCAGTAGACCTGTCCGCTGGAACCGTCGAATACCGCGAGGAAGGCAACCCGACAGGTCCGCCGGTGGTGCTGCTACACGGGCTGCTCATGAACGACACCCAGTGGAGTTCGACGCTGCCCCTGTTGCCCACCGGATTCCGCTATCTGCTGCCGGTACTCCCGATGGGCGGGCACCGCATCCCGATGCGCGAGGACGCCGACCTCAAGATGAACGGGATGCTCGACATCCTCGCCGATTTCCTCGATGCCCTGGACCTGGCCGATGTCACCCTGGTCATCAGTGACTGGGGCGGGCCGCTGTTGCTGACCGATACCGGCCGCGACAAACGGATTGCGCGGTTGGTGATCTGCCCTGCGGAAGCGTTCGACAACTTCCCGCCGGCTCCGGCCGCCAAGGTGCTCTGGCTCGCCACCCGCACCACCGGCACCGTGGCCTTCGCCCTGCGCCAGATGCGGATCAGCTGGCTGCGCAGGCTACCGATGATGTTCGGGCAGATGTCGAAAAAGCCGATTCCCCAAGATGTTTTCGAGGGATGGACCAATGCCGCGCTGGCCGATCCGCGAATTCGCCGCGACCTGATCCGCTACTGCCGCAGCCGATTCGACAAGCCGGAGCTGATCCGGGCCACCAACGCCCTGGCCGATTTCACCGGCCCCGCATTGGTGTTGTGGAGCGACAACACCGTGATGCCCACCGCGCATGGGCAACGGCTGGCCGACCTGCTCCCGAACGGACAGCTCCGACACATCGAGGACGCCCGGGTACTCGTCATGCTCGATCAACCCGAACAGACCGCCTCCGAGATCGGCCGGTTCCTGGCCCAGTGA
- a CDS encoding SDR family oxidoreductase, whose protein sequence is MRVVIAGGHGKIALILERLLSARGDEAVGLIRNSAQAADLEAAGAKAVVVDLEQASVTEVADAVRGADAVVFAAGAGPGSGADRKQTVDRDAAIVLADAAEAAGVGRYVMVSALAADDRSLDKNYDEVFLAYMRAKSEADADVRARTGLRTTIVRPGGLTDEPGTGNVTIAESTGRGSVPREDVARVLLAVLHEPETTGRTFEVISGETPIDAALRQMR, encoded by the coding sequence ATGCGAGTAGTGATTGCAGGTGGACACGGAAAGATCGCCCTGATCCTCGAGCGGCTGTTGTCGGCGCGGGGCGACGAGGCAGTCGGCCTCATCCGCAACTCGGCCCAGGCGGCCGATCTAGAGGCCGCAGGGGCCAAGGCCGTCGTTGTGGATCTGGAGCAAGCGTCGGTTACCGAGGTGGCCGACGCGGTGCGCGGCGCCGACGCGGTGGTGTTTGCCGCCGGTGCCGGTCCCGGCAGCGGGGCAGACCGCAAACAGACCGTGGATCGCGACGCCGCGATCGTGCTGGCCGACGCCGCCGAGGCCGCGGGTGTGGGCCGGTACGTGATGGTCTCGGCCTTGGCCGCCGACGACCGGTCGCTCGACAAGAACTACGACGAGGTGTTCCTGGCGTACATGCGGGCGAAGTCTGAGGCCGACGCCGACGTGCGGGCACGCACCGGACTGCGCACCACGATCGTGCGACCGGGCGGGCTCACCGACGAACCGGGCACCGGAAACGTCACCATCGCCGAATCGACCGGCCGCGGAAGCGTTCCCCGCGAAGACGTCGCCCGCGTGCTGCTCGCCGTCCTGCATGAACCGGAGACCACCGGACGCACCTTCGAGGTCATCTCGGGCGAGACGCCTATCGACGCAGCGCTGCGCCAGATGCGATGA
- a CDS encoding YebC/PmpR family DNA-binding transcriptional regulator, whose amino-acid sequence MSGHSKWATTKHKKAVVDAKRGKMFAKLIKNIEVAARVGGGDPAGNPTLYDAIQKAKKSSVPNDNIERARKRGGGEEAGGADWQNITYEGYGPNGVAVLIECLTDNRNRAAGEVRVAMTRNGGNMADPGSVAYLFTRKGVVTLEKNGLTEDDVLMAVLEAGAEEVNDLGDAFEIIAEPTDLVAVRTALQDAGIDYDSAEASFQPSVSVPVDLEGARKVLKLVDALEDSDDVQEVYTNIDIPDDVAAQLDEE is encoded by the coding sequence ATGAGCGGCCATTCCAAGTGGGCGACCACCAAGCACAAGAAGGCCGTCGTCGACGCCAAGCGCGGCAAGATGTTCGCCAAGTTGATCAAGAACATCGAGGTCGCAGCCCGTGTTGGCGGCGGTGACCCGGCCGGCAACCCCACGCTCTATGACGCGATCCAGAAGGCCAAGAAGTCTTCGGTTCCCAATGACAACATCGAGCGGGCTCGCAAGCGTGGCGGTGGTGAAGAGGCCGGTGGCGCCGACTGGCAGAACATCACCTATGAGGGCTACGGCCCCAACGGGGTGGCCGTGCTCATCGAATGTCTGACCGACAACCGCAACCGCGCCGCCGGTGAGGTCCGCGTCGCGATGACCCGCAACGGCGGCAACATGGCCGACCCGGGTTCGGTGGCCTACCTGTTCACCCGCAAGGGCGTGGTGACGCTGGAGAAGAACGGCCTGACCGAGGACGACGTGCTGATGGCCGTCCTGGAGGCGGGCGCCGAAGAGGTCAACGACCTAGGCGACGCCTTCGAGATCATCGCCGAGCCCACCGACCTGGTCGCGGTACGCACCGCGCTGCAGGATGCCGGCATCGACTACGACTCGGCCGAGGCCAGCTTCCAACCCTCGGTGAGCGTGCCCGTCGACCTCGAGGGCGCCCGTAAGGTGCTCAAGCTCGTCGATGCGCTGGAAGACAGCGACGACGTGCAAGAGGTGTACACCAACATCGACATCCCCGACGATGTCGCCGCACAGCTCGACGAAGAGTAG
- a CDS encoding carboxymuconolactone decarboxylase family protein: MDQDTYDKGLAIRTAVLGEEYVRTAAGNVDAFSKPLQDLVTEYCWGAVWGRDGLELKTRSMLNLAMIAVLNRPNELSTHLRGALTNGVTREEICEIFLQVGIYAGIPAAVDSFRLARAVFADLDESPAADE; encoded by the coding sequence ATGGATCAAGACACGTACGACAAGGGATTGGCGATCCGCACCGCAGTCCTCGGTGAGGAGTACGTCCGCACGGCTGCCGGCAACGTCGACGCCTTCTCCAAACCGTTGCAGGACCTGGTCACCGAATACTGCTGGGGCGCAGTCTGGGGCCGCGACGGTCTGGAACTGAAGACCCGCAGCATGCTCAACCTCGCGATGATCGCGGTGCTCAACCGGCCGAACGAGTTGAGCACACACCTCCGCGGCGCCCTCACCAACGGCGTCACCCGGGAGGAGATCTGCGAGATCTTCCTGCAGGTGGGCATCTACGCCGGCATCCCGGCCGCGGTCGACAGCTTCCGGCTGGCCCGCGCCGTGTTCGCCGACCTCGACGAGAGCCCGGCAGCCGATGAGTGA
- a CDS encoding NAD(P)-dependent oxidoreductase, whose product MSEPIGFIGLGNMGFPMISRLSTAGFPVVVFDVRADVLANAAALGAQPARSVRDVADRAETVLASLPTPQISESVVADVATGSRVQRFVDLSTVGGQAAQRNHALLGARGIAALDSPVSGGMHGAQAGTLAIMVSGPRSEFDSLATVFEVLGRAIFVSEQPGAAQTMKLINNLMAATTLAATAEVMVMGVKAGLSADVMIDVLNAGSGGTHASRDKFPRAVLPRTFDYGFATGLMTKDVGLYLAEATTLGLPVEMAQTVQRIWEHTLHTEGPESDFTSVIKPMEAAAGVTVEGGSR is encoded by the coding sequence ATGAGTGAACCGATCGGCTTCATCGGCCTGGGCAACATGGGTTTTCCGATGATCAGCCGGCTGTCGACGGCCGGATTTCCGGTGGTGGTCTTCGACGTCCGTGCGGACGTGCTCGCCAACGCAGCCGCGCTGGGTGCTCAGCCGGCGCGGTCGGTGCGCGATGTGGCCGACCGGGCCGAGACGGTTCTGGCCAGCCTGCCGACCCCGCAGATCTCCGAGTCCGTGGTGGCCGACGTCGCCACCGGATCCCGGGTACAGCGTTTCGTCGACCTGTCGACAGTGGGAGGCCAAGCCGCACAACGCAATCACGCACTCCTCGGCGCACGGGGCATCGCCGCGCTCGACAGCCCGGTCAGCGGCGGAATGCACGGCGCCCAGGCCGGCACCCTGGCGATCATGGTCTCCGGACCGCGCAGCGAATTCGATTCGTTGGCAACTGTTTTCGAGGTTCTCGGTCGGGCGATCTTCGTATCCGAACAGCCTGGCGCAGCGCAGACCATGAAGCTGATCAACAACCTCATGGCCGCCACCACCCTGGCCGCGACCGCCGAGGTGATGGTGATGGGCGTCAAGGCCGGTCTGAGCGCCGACGTGATGATCGACGTGCTCAACGCCGGATCCGGTGGCACGCATGCCAGCCGCGACAAGTTCCCGCGCGCGGTACTCCCCCGCACGTTCGACTACGGGTTTGCCACCGGCCTGATGACCAAAGATGTCGGGCTCTACCTCGCCGAGGCCACCACGCTCGGCCTACCGGTGGAGATGGCCCAGACCGTGCAACGGATCTGGGAGCACACCCTGCACACCGAGGGACCCGAATCCGACTTCACCTCCGTGATCAAACCGATGGAGGCGGCCGCGGGCGTCACTGTCGAGGGAGGGTCCCGGTGA